Proteins encoded by one window of Streptomyces sp. ALI-76-A:
- a CDS encoding iron-containing alcohol dehydrogenase family protein: MPVLTRLIPSPLVVDIRPGALDDLGCVLADERISHSGKLAVAVSGGSGAALRERIAPSLPGATWYEVGGGTLDDAVRLAGDIKAGHFDAVVGLGGGKIIDCAKFAAARVGLPLVAVPTNLAHDGLCSPVATLDNDAGRGSYGVPNPIAVVIDLDVIREAPARYVRAGIGDAISNISAIADWELAHRVKGEKIDGLAAAIARQAGEAVLRHPGGIGDTDFLQVLAEALVLSGIAMSVSGDSRPSSGACHEINHAFDLLFPKRAAAHGEQCGLGAAFAMYLRGAHEESAYMAGVLRRHGLPVLPHEIGFTTDEFVRAVEFAPQTRPGRYTILEHLDLSTDQIKDIYADYVKAIGS, encoded by the coding sequence GTGCCAGTACTGACCCGGCTCATCCCGTCCCCGCTCGTCGTCGACATCCGTCCGGGTGCCCTCGACGACCTGGGCTGTGTGCTCGCCGACGAGCGCATCTCGCACTCCGGCAAGCTCGCCGTCGCCGTCAGCGGCGGCTCCGGCGCCGCGCTGCGGGAGCGCATCGCCCCCTCGCTGCCCGGCGCCACCTGGTACGAGGTCGGCGGCGGCACCCTCGACGACGCGGTCCGGCTGGCCGGTGACATAAAGGCCGGCCACTTCGACGCGGTCGTGGGCCTCGGCGGCGGAAAGATCATCGACTGCGCCAAGTTCGCCGCGGCCCGCGTCGGCCTCCCGCTGGTCGCCGTCCCGACGAACCTCGCGCACGACGGCCTGTGTTCGCCGGTGGCCACCCTGGACAACGACGCCGGGCGCGGCTCCTACGGCGTGCCGAACCCGATCGCCGTCGTCATCGACCTCGACGTCATCCGCGAGGCGCCGGCGCGCTACGTGCGCGCGGGCATCGGCGACGCCATCTCCAACATCTCCGCGATCGCCGACTGGGAACTCGCCCACCGCGTCAAGGGCGAGAAGATCGACGGTCTCGCCGCCGCGATCGCCCGCCAGGCCGGCGAGGCGGTGCTGCGGCACCCCGGCGGCATAGGGGACACCGACTTCCTCCAGGTGCTCGCCGAGGCGCTCGTCCTCAGCGGCATCGCGATGTCGGTGTCGGGCGACTCCCGTCCCTCCTCCGGCGCCTGCCACGAGATCAACCACGCCTTCGACCTGCTGTTCCCCAAGCGGGCGGCCGCCCACGGCGAACAGTGCGGACTGGGCGCGGCCTTCGCGATGTACCTGCGCGGCGCCCACGAGGAGTCGGCGTACATGGCCGGGGTGCTGCGCCGGCACGGGCTGCCGGTGCTGCCGCACGAGATCGGCTTCACCACGGACGAGTTCGTCCGGGCCGTGGAGTTCGCCCCGCAGACCCGCCCCGGCCGCTACACGATCCTCGAACACCTCGACCTCTCGACCGACCAGATCAAGGACATCTACGCCGACTATGTCAAGGCCATCGGTAGCTGA
- a CDS encoding CDP-alcohol phosphatidyltransferase family protein, with amino-acid sequence MSRPSVAELRPVVHPAGVKDRRSGEHWMGRLYMREVSLRVDRYLVNTRVTPNQLTYLMTVFGVLAAPALLVPGIWGAVLGVVCVQLYLLLDCVDGEIARWRQQYSLGGVYLDRVGAYLTDAAVLVGFGLRAADLFGTGRIDWLWAFLGTLAALGAILIKAETDLVGVARHQGGLPPVQESAAEPRSSGMALARRAAAALKFHRLVLGIEASLLILVLAVLDHVRDDLFFSRLGVAVLAGIALLQTLLHLVSILASSRLK; translated from the coding sequence ATGTCAAGGCCATCGGTAGCTGAACTCCGTCCGGTCGTCCACCCCGCCGGGGTGAAGGACCGGCGCAGCGGTGAGCACTGGATGGGGCGCCTCTACATGCGAGAGGTGTCCCTGCGGGTCGACCGCTACCTGGTCAACACCAGGGTCACGCCCAACCAGCTCACGTACCTGATGACCGTCTTCGGTGTCCTCGCGGCCCCGGCGCTCCTGGTGCCGGGGATCTGGGGCGCCGTGCTCGGCGTCGTCTGCGTCCAGCTCTATCTGCTGCTCGACTGCGTCGACGGCGAGATCGCCCGCTGGCGGCAGCAGTACTCGCTCGGCGGGGTCTACCTGGACCGCGTCGGCGCCTACCTCACCGACGCCGCCGTCCTCGTCGGCTTCGGCCTGCGCGCCGCCGACCTGTTCGGCACCGGGCGCATCGACTGGCTGTGGGCCTTCCTCGGCACGCTGGCCGCCCTCGGCGCCATCCTGATCAAGGCCGAGACCGACCTCGTCGGGGTCGCCCGCCACCAGGGCGGCCTGCCACCGGTCCAGGAGTCGGCCGCCGAGCCGCGCTCCTCGGGCATGGCACTGGCCCGCCGGGCCGCCGCGGCGCTGAAGTTCCACCGGCTGGTGCTCGGCATCGAGGCGTCCCTGCTGATCCTGGTCCTGGCGGTCCTCGACCACGTCCGGGACGACCTGTTCTTCTCCCGCCTCGGCGTCGCGGTGCTGGCCGGCATCGCGCTCCTGCAGACCCTGCTGCACCTGGTGTCGATCCTCGCCTCCAGCAGGCTGAAGTGA
- a CDS encoding glycosyltransferase encodes MKVGAVIITMGNRPDELRALLDSVAKQDGDRVEVVVVGNGSPVPDVPEGVRTIELPENLGIPGGRNVGIEAFGPGGRDVDILLFLDDDGLLAGHDTAELCRRAFADDPALGIISFRIADPETGITQRRHVPRLRAADPMRSSRVTTFLGGANAVRTKVFADVGGLPDAFFYAHEETDLAWRALDAGWMIDYRSDMVLYHPTTAPSRHAVYHRMVARNRVWLARRNLPAPLIPVYLCVWLLLTLVRRPSRPALRAWFGGFREGWTTPCGPRRAMKWRTVWRLTRLGRPPVI; translated from the coding sequence ATGAAGGTCGGCGCGGTCATCATCACCATGGGCAACCGCCCCGACGAACTGCGTGCCCTGCTCGACTCGGTCGCCAAGCAGGACGGCGACCGCGTCGAGGTGGTCGTCGTCGGCAACGGCTCGCCCGTCCCGGACGTCCCCGAGGGCGTCCGCACCATCGAACTCCCCGAGAACCTCGGCATCCCCGGCGGCCGCAACGTCGGCATCGAGGCCTTCGGGCCCGGCGGCCGCGACGTCGACATCCTGCTGTTCCTCGACGACGACGGCCTGCTGGCCGGCCACGACACCGCCGAGCTGTGCCGTCGGGCCTTCGCGGACGACCCGGCCCTCGGCATCATCAGCTTCCGCATCGCCGACCCCGAGACCGGGATCACCCAGCGCCGCCACGTGCCGCGGCTGCGCGCCGCCGACCCGATGCGCTCCTCCCGGGTCACCACCTTCCTCGGCGGCGCCAACGCCGTCCGCACGAAGGTTTTCGCCGACGTCGGCGGCCTGCCGGACGCGTTCTTCTACGCCCACGAGGAGACCGACCTGGCGTGGCGGGCCCTCGACGCGGGCTGGATGATCGACTACCGGTCCGACATGGTGCTGTACCACCCGACGACAGCGCCCTCGCGGCACGCGGTCTACCACCGCATGGTCGCCCGCAACCGCGTCTGGCTCGCCCGCCGCAACCTGCCCGCCCCGCTGATCCCGGTCTACCTGTGCGTCTGGCTGCTGCTCACCCTGGTGCGCCGTCCCTCGCGGCCCGCGCTGCGGGCGTGGTTCGGCGGATTCCGGGAAGGCTGGACCACACCCTGCGGACCGCGCCGGGCCATGAAGTGGCGTACGGTGTGGCGGCTGACTCGACTGGGCCGGCCCCCCGTCATCTGA
- a CDS encoding ABC transporter permease, with product MSETTHDGTVAVSAPVPPDEGLTAAQLAAKYGLTVSGARPSLVEYVRQLWDRRHFILAFSRAKLTAQYSQAKLGQLWQVATPLLNAAVYFFIFGVILDAGRGMTRDVYIPFLVTGVFVFTFTQSSVMAGVRAISGNLGLVRALHFPRASLPVSFALQQLQQLLFSMIVLFAVAVAFGSYPGLSWLLIVPALALQFLFNTGLALIVARAGAKTPDLAQLMPFVMRTWMYASGVMFSIPIMLEDKPAWIATVLQWNPAAIYMDLMRFALIDGYGAENLPDHVWAAALGWALLFAAGGFVYFWKAEERYGRG from the coding sequence GTGAGTGAGACAACGCACGACGGCACGGTCGCGGTGAGCGCGCCCGTGCCGCCCGACGAGGGCCTCACGGCGGCGCAGCTCGCCGCCAAGTACGGGCTGACCGTGAGCGGTGCCCGGCCGTCGCTCGTCGAGTACGTCCGCCAGCTCTGGGACCGGCGTCACTTCATCCTCGCCTTCTCACGGGCGAAGCTGACCGCCCAGTACAGCCAGGCCAAGCTCGGCCAGCTGTGGCAGGTGGCCACCCCGCTGCTGAACGCGGCCGTGTACTTCTTCATCTTCGGCGTCATCCTGGACGCCGGCCGCGGCATGACGAGGGACGTGTACATCCCGTTCCTGGTCACCGGCGTGTTCGTGTTCACCTTCACGCAGAGCTCGGTGATGGCGGGTGTGCGCGCGATCTCCGGCAACCTGGGCCTGGTGCGCGCGCTGCACTTCCCGCGCGCGTCGCTGCCGGTCTCCTTCGCGCTCCAGCAACTCCAGCAGCTGCTGTTCTCCATGATCGTGCTGTTCGCCGTGGCCGTCGCCTTCGGCAGCTACCCGGGCCTGTCCTGGCTGCTGATCGTCCCGGCGCTGGCCCTGCAGTTCCTCTTCAACACGGGCCTCGCGCTGATCGTGGCCCGCGCGGGCGCCAAGACACCGGACCTGGCGCAGCTCATGCCGTTCGTGATGCGTACCTGGATGTACGCCTCGGGCGTGATGTTCTCCATCCCGATCATGCTGGAGGACAAGCCGGCCTGGATCGCCACCGTCCTGCAGTGGAACCCGGCCGCCATCTACATGGACCTCATGCGCTTCGCCCTCATCGACGGCTACGGCGCGGAGAACCTGCCCGACCACGTGTGGGCGGCCGCGCTCGGCTGGGCGCTGCTCTTCGCGGCCGGCGGCTTCGTGTACTTCTGGAAGGCGGAGGAGAGGTACGGCCGTGGCTGA
- a CDS encoding ABC transporter ATP-binding protein: protein MAEDRNDGHIPTVIADQLHIVYRVNGAKAGKGSATAALSRILKRGEERGVRKVHAVKGVSFVAYRGEAIGLIGSNGSGKSTLLRAIAGLLPAESGKVYTDGQPSLLGVNAALMNDLTGERNVILGGLAMGMTREQIKERYQEIVDFSGINEKGDFITLPMRTYSSGMAARLRFSIAAAKDHDVLMIDEALATGDRKFQKRSEERIRELRKEAGTVFLVSHNNKSIRDTCNRVLWLERGELRMDGPTDEVIKEYEKFTGK, encoded by the coding sequence GTGGCTGAGGACAGGAACGACGGGCACATCCCCACCGTCATCGCGGACCAACTGCACATCGTCTACCGCGTCAACGGCGCCAAGGCCGGCAAGGGCAGCGCCACCGCCGCGCTCAGCCGGATACTCAAGCGCGGCGAGGAGCGCGGCGTGCGCAAGGTGCACGCCGTCAAGGGCGTCTCCTTCGTCGCCTACCGCGGTGAGGCCATCGGCCTGATCGGCTCCAACGGATCCGGCAAGTCGACCCTGTTGCGCGCCATCGCGGGCCTGCTCCCGGCCGAGAGCGGCAAGGTGTACACCGACGGCCAGCCCTCCCTGCTCGGCGTCAACGCGGCCCTGATGAACGACCTCACCGGCGAGCGGAACGTCATCCTGGGCGGGCTCGCGATGGGGATGACCCGCGAGCAGATCAAGGAGCGGTACCAGGAGATCGTCGACTTCTCCGGCATCAACGAGAAGGGCGACTTCATCACCCTCCCGATGCGCACCTACTCCTCCGGCATGGCCGCCCGGCTCCGCTTCTCCATCGCCGCCGCCAAGGACCACGACGTCCTCATGATCGACGAGGCCCTCGCCACCGGCGACCGCAAGTTCCAGAAGCGTTCCGAGGAACGCATCCGCGAACTGCGCAAGGAGGCCGGCACGGTGTTTCTCGTCAGCCACAACAACAAGTCGATCCGTGACACCTGCAACCGCGTGCTGTGGCTGGAACGCGGCGAGCTGCGCATGGACGGCCCGACCGACGAGGTCATCAAGGAGTACGAGAAGTTCACCGGCAAGTAG
- the hpnC gene encoding squalene synthase HpnC, translating into MRPGQAERGTLDKAAAENFPVAPFFLPRAWRTDLMAVYGFARLVDDIGDGDLAPGGADARLLGVSPADAEDRMLLLDAFEADLRRVFDGTPRHPLLRRLQPTVRRRALTPEPFLGLIAANRQDQLVARYETYDDLLAYCELSANPVGRLVLAVTGTSTPERVRRSDAICTALQIVEHLQDVAEDRGRDRVYLPAVDMKRFHVQEADLAAPTGSASVRALIAYEAQRARDLLDEGAPLVGSVHGRLKLLLAGFVAGGRAAVHAIAAADHDVLPGPPEPGRLRLLREVGVALRGEG; encoded by the coding sequence GTGCGTCCCGGCCAGGCGGAGCGCGGCACGCTCGACAAGGCCGCGGCGGAGAACTTCCCCGTCGCCCCGTTCTTCCTGCCCAGGGCCTGGCGCACCGACCTCATGGCCGTCTACGGCTTCGCCCGTCTGGTCGACGACATCGGCGACGGTGATCTCGCTCCCGGCGGCGCCGACGCCCGCCTGCTCGGCGTGTCGCCCGCGGACGCCGAGGACCGGATGCTGCTGCTGGACGCCTTCGAGGCGGATCTCCGCCGGGTCTTCGACGGCACCCCGCGCCACCCCCTGCTGCGGCGCCTCCAGCCGACCGTCCGCCGTCGCGCGCTCACCCCCGAGCCCTTCCTCGGCCTGATCGCCGCCAACCGCCAGGACCAGCTCGTCGCGCGGTACGAGACCTACGACGACCTCCTCGCGTACTGCGAACTGTCCGCCAACCCGGTCGGCCGACTGGTGCTGGCCGTCACCGGCACCTCGACCCCCGAACGGGTCCGCCGCTCCGACGCGATCTGTACGGCCCTGCAGATCGTCGAGCACCTCCAGGACGTCGCCGAGGACCGCGGGCGCGACCGCGTCTACCTGCCCGCCGTGGACATGAAGCGCTTTCACGTCCAGGAGGCGGACCTCGCCGCGCCGACCGGGAGCGCGTCGGTGCGCGCCCTGATCGCGTACGAAGCGCAACGCGCCCGCGACCTCCTGGATGAAGGCGCTCCTCTGGTGGGTAGCGTCCACGGCAGGCTGAAGCTGCTCCTCGCAGGCTTCGTGGCGGGGGGAAGGGCGGCCGTCCACGCGATCGCCGCCGCCGATCACGACGTACTTCCCGGCCCACCCGAGCCCGGCAGGCTTCGGTTGCTGCGCGAGGTGGGCGTCGCTCTGCGAGGAGAGGGGTGA
- the hpnD gene encoding presqualene diphosphate synthase HpnD has product MIRAVESQPHASAPVLAAYSYCEAVTGQQARNFAYGIRLLPTPKRRAMSALYAFSRRVDDIGDGALAGEVKSARLDDTRAMLARVRDGLVTEDDTDPVAVALAHAARTFPIPLGGLDELIDGVQMDVRGEAYETWDDLKVYCRCVAGAIGRLSLGVFGTEPGARGVERAPEYADTLGLALQLTNILRDVREDAEGGRTYLPADDLAKFGCSAGFKGPKPPEGADFAGLVHFEVRRARALFAEGYRLLPMLDRRSGACVAAMAGIYRRLLDRIERDPEAVLRGRVSLPGREKAYVAVRGLSGLDARHVTRRTVRRRA; this is encoded by the coding sequence GTGATCCGGGCCGTGGAGTCGCAACCGCACGCGTCCGCACCGGTACTCGCCGCCTACAGCTACTGCGAGGCCGTCACCGGGCAGCAGGCCCGCAACTTCGCGTACGGCATCAGGCTGCTGCCGACGCCCAAGCGTCGCGCGATGTCGGCGCTGTACGCGTTCTCCCGGCGCGTCGACGACATCGGCGACGGGGCGCTGGCCGGCGAGGTGAAGTCCGCGCGACTCGACGACACCCGGGCGATGCTGGCCCGGGTGCGCGACGGTCTGGTCACCGAGGACGACACCGATCCCGTCGCGGTCGCCCTCGCGCACGCCGCCAGGACCTTCCCGATCCCGCTCGGCGGTCTGGACGAGCTCATCGACGGCGTGCAGATGGACGTACGCGGTGAGGCGTACGAGACCTGGGACGACCTGAAGGTGTACTGCCGCTGTGTGGCGGGTGCCATCGGACGGCTCTCCCTCGGTGTGTTCGGCACGGAACCGGGGGCGCGCGGCGTCGAGCGCGCGCCCGAGTACGCCGACACGCTCGGGCTCGCGCTCCAGCTCACCAACATCCTCCGGGACGTCCGTGAGGACGCCGAGGGAGGGCGGACCTATCTGCCCGCCGACGACCTCGCGAAGTTCGGCTGCTCGGCCGGCTTCAAAGGACCCAAACCGCCGGAGGGCGCCGACTTCGCGGGCCTCGTGCACTTCGAAGTGCGACGGGCCCGCGCCCTTTTCGCCGAGGGCTACCGGCTGCTCCCCATGCTCGACCGGCGCAGCGGCGCCTGTGTGGCCGCCATGGCCGGCATCTACCGCCGCCTCCTCGACCGTATCGAACGCGACCCGGAGGCCGTGCTGCGCGGCCGGGTCTCGCTGCCCGGCCGGGAGAAGGCGTACGTCGCCGTGCGCGGCCTGTCCGGCCTGGACGCCCGGCATGTGACCCGCAGGACCGTCAGGAGGCGCGCCTGA
- a CDS encoding DUF6380 family protein: protein MDNPVQGDAIGEKRQATLRPGAASQTATAGRAPFHLHGARAGEDAR, encoded by the coding sequence ATGGACAATCCGGTCCAAGGTGATGCCATCGGCGAGAAGCGGCAGGCAACCCTCCGCCCGGGGGCGGCGTCCCAGACTGCGACGGCCGGCCGTGCGCCGTTCCACCTCCACGGCGCCCGGGCAGGGGAGGACGCACGATGA
- the hpnE gene encoding hydroxysqualene dehydroxylase HpnE, producing the protein MTDGTRFDAPHARTPDHTGTDAVVVGGGLAGVTAALALADAGVRVTLLEGRPRLGGLAFSFQRDGLTVDNGQHVYLRCCTAYRWFLDRIEGAALAPLQDRLDVPVLDVDRPEGRRLGRLRRDALPVPLHLGRSLATYPHLSLAERARVGRAALALKGLDLADPDLDTQDFGSWLTAHGQSARAVEALWDLVGVATLNAVAGECSLGLAAMVFKTGLLSDPGAADIGWARVPLGDLHDRLARKALDSAGVRTEVRTRVTTVSTDENGRWSVQVPGETLTADAVVLAVPQREAHDLLPAGALDAPERLLEIGTAPILNIHVVYDRRVLGTPFLAALGTPVQWVFDRTEASGLHQGQYLALSQSAARDEIDEPVAVLRERYLPELERLLPRTRGAEVKDFFVTRERTATFAPAPGVGRLRPGARTKAPGLYLAGAWTATGWPATMESAVRSGVSAADAALGALGRPRPRHLFAFEEAA; encoded by the coding sequence ATGACCGACGGCACACGGTTCGACGCGCCGCACGCACGGACGCCGGACCACACGGGCACGGACGCCGTCGTGGTCGGCGGCGGGCTCGCCGGCGTCACCGCCGCGCTCGCTCTCGCCGACGCCGGCGTCCGGGTGACACTGCTCGAGGGCCGGCCGCGTCTGGGCGGGCTCGCCTTCTCCTTCCAGCGCGACGGACTGACCGTCGACAACGGACAGCACGTGTACCTGCGCTGCTGCACCGCCTACCGTTGGTTCCTCGACCGGATCGAGGGCGCTGCGCTGGCTCCGTTGCAGGACCGCCTGGACGTGCCCGTGCTCGACGTGGACCGGCCCGAGGGACGGCGGCTGGGCAGGCTGCGGCGCGACGCGCTGCCGGTGCCCCTGCATCTGGGGCGCAGCCTCGCCACGTATCCGCATCTCTCGCTCGCCGAGCGGGCCCGGGTGGGGCGTGCCGCGCTCGCGCTCAAGGGGCTCGACCTCGCCGATCCTGACCTGGACACGCAGGACTTCGGCAGCTGGCTGACCGCGCACGGTCAGTCGGCGCGTGCCGTCGAGGCCCTGTGGGACCTGGTTGGGGTCGCCACCCTCAACGCGGTCGCGGGAGAGTGCTCGCTCGGGCTCGCCGCGATGGTGTTCAAGACCGGTCTACTGTCCGACCCGGGCGCGGCCGACATCGGATGGGCGCGCGTCCCGCTGGGCGACCTGCACGACCGGCTGGCCCGCAAGGCGCTCGACTCCGCGGGCGTGCGCACCGAAGTCCGCACCCGCGTCACCACCGTCTCCACTGATGAGAACGGACGGTGGAGCGTGCAGGTTCCCGGCGAGACGCTCACCGCGGACGCGGTCGTCCTCGCCGTACCCCAGCGCGAGGCGCACGACCTGTTGCCCGCGGGCGCGCTCGACGCGCCGGAGCGGCTGCTGGAGATCGGTACCGCGCCGATCCTCAACATCCACGTCGTCTACGACCGCCGGGTGCTCGGTACGCCGTTCCTGGCGGCCCTCGGCACCCCGGTGCAGTGGGTGTTCGACCGGACCGAGGCGTCCGGGCTGCACCAGGGTCAGTACCTCGCGCTGTCCCAGTCGGCGGCGCGGGACGAGATCGACGAGCCCGTCGCCGTGCTGCGCGAGCGCTATCTGCCGGAGCTGGAGCGGCTGCTGCCCCGCACCCGGGGGGCCGAGGTGAAGGACTTCTTCGTCACCCGGGAACGGACGGCGACGTTCGCGCCCGCCCCCGGCGTCGGGCGCCTGCGGCCCGGCGCCCGCACCAAGGCCCCCGGCCTGTACCTGGCCGGAGCGTGGACCGCCACCGGGTGGCCCGCGACCATGGAGAGTGCCGTCCGCAGCGGAGTGAGCGCGGCCGACGCCGCCCTCGGCGCCCTCGGCCGGCCCCGTCCCCGCCACCTCTTCGCGTTCGAGGAGGCGGCCTGA
- a CDS encoding polyprenyl synthetase family protein: MPPAPTAARRTAVDVTALLERGRTLATPVLRTAVDRLAPPMDTVAAYHFGWIDAQGNPADGDGGKAVRPALAVLSAEVTGAAPEVGVPGAVAVELVHNFSLLHDDLMDGDEQRRHRDTVWKVHGPAQAILVGDALFALANEVLLELGTVEAGRATRRLTTATRALIDGQAQDMSYEHRDRVSVEECLEMEGNKTGALLACASSIGAVLGGADDRTADTLETYGYHLGLAFQAVDDLLGIWGDPVSTGKQTWSDLRQRKKSLPVVAALAAGGAASERLGEILAADAKSSDFANFSEEEFAARAALIEEAGGREWTAEEARRQHTIAIEALDAVDMPGQVRARFTALADFVVVRKR, translated from the coding sequence GTGCCCCCGGCCCCGACGGCCGCTCGGAGGACCGCGGTGGACGTGACCGCGCTCCTGGAGCGCGGCCGTACCCTGGCCACACCGGTGCTGCGGACGGCCGTGGACCGCCTGGCACCTCCCATGGACACGGTCGCCGCCTACCACTTCGGCTGGATCGACGCCCAGGGCAACCCCGCCGACGGCGACGGCGGCAAGGCCGTACGGCCCGCCCTCGCGGTGCTCTCGGCCGAGGTCACCGGCGCCGCACCCGAGGTGGGTGTCCCCGGCGCGGTCGCCGTCGAACTGGTCCACAACTTCTCGCTGCTGCACGACGATCTGATGGACGGCGACGAACAGCGCCGGCACCGCGACACCGTCTGGAAGGTGCACGGTCCCGCCCAGGCCATCCTGGTCGGCGACGCCCTGTTCGCCCTCGCCAACGAGGTCCTCCTGGAGCTGGGCACCGTCGAGGCCGGCCGCGCCACCCGCCGCCTGACCACCGCGACCCGCGCGCTGATCGACGGCCAGGCGCAGGACATGTCCTACGAGCACCGCGACCGCGTCAGCGTCGAGGAGTGCCTGGAGATGGAGGGCAACAAGACCGGAGCCCTGCTCGCCTGCGCCAGCTCCATCGGCGCGGTGCTCGGCGGCGCGGACGACCGCACCGCCGACACCCTGGAGACGTACGGCTACCACCTGGGTCTCGCCTTCCAGGCGGTCGACGACCTCCTCGGCATCTGGGGCGACCCGGTGTCGACCGGCAAGCAGACCTGGAGCGATCTGCGCCAGCGCAAGAAGTCCCTGCCGGTCGTGGCCGCGCTCGCGGCGGGCGGTGCCGCCTCCGAGCGGCTCGGCGAGATCCTCGCCGCCGACGCCAAGAGCAGCGACTTCGCGAACTTCTCCGAGGAGGAGTTCGCGGCCCGCGCCGCCCTCATCGAGGAGGCGGGCGGCCGTGAGTGGACGGCCGAAGAGGCCCGCCGTCAGCACACCATCGCCATCGAAGCCCTGGACGCCGTCGACATGCCCGGCCAGGTACGGGCGCGGTTCACGGCGCTCGCCGACTTCGTCGTCGTACGAAAGAGATGA